A stretch of Equus caballus isolate H_3958 breed thoroughbred chromosome 11, TB-T2T, whole genome shotgun sequence DNA encodes these proteins:
- the GJD3 gene encoding gap junction delta-3 protein, giving the protein MGEWAFLGSLLDALQSQVPLVGRLWLVVMLIFRILVLATVGEAVFADEQEEFVCNTRQPGCRQICYDRAFPVSHYRFWVFHILLLSAPPVLFLIYSMHETSKEPGGADATPRGRPQGPCAPSALRARRARCCYLLSVVLRLAAELAFLGGQTLFYGFRVAPRFACAGPPCPHIVDCFVSRPTEKTVFVVFYFAVGLLSALLSVAELGHLLWKGRPCARGSHQAAERDNRCNRAHEVAQKLLPPPLPPPPPPPPSLPSRRPGPDPYAPPAYAHRAGDSEGGSGRSKASLAIVRQDLAI; this is encoded by the coding sequence ATGGGGGAGTGGGCGTTCCTCGGCTCGCTGCTGGACGCCTTGCAGTCGCAGGTGCCGCTCGTGGGCCGCCTGTGGCTGGTGGTCATGCTGATCTTCCGCATCCTGGTGCTGGCCACGGTGGGCGAGGCCGTGTTCGCGGACGAGCAGGAGGAGTTCGTGTGCAACACGCGGCAGCCAGGCTGTCGCCAGATCTGCTATGACCGCGCTTTCCCCGTCTCCCACTACCGCTTCTGGGTCTTCCACATCCTGCTGCTCTCGGCGCCCCCGGTGCTGTTCCTCATCTACTCCATGCACGAGACCAGCAAGGAGCCGGGTGGGGCCGACGCCACGCCCCGGGGGCGCCCCCAGGGCCCCTGCGCGCCCTCCGCCCTGCGCGCCCGCCGCGCGCGCTGCTGCTACCTGCTGAGCGTGGTGCTGCGCCTGGCGGCCGAGCTGGCCTTCCTGGGCGGCCAGACGCTGTTCTACGGCTTCCGCGTGGCCCCGCGCTTCGCGTGCGCCGGCCCGCCGTGCCCGCACATCGTGGACTGCTTCGTGAGCCGGCCCACCGAGAAGACCGTCTTCGTGGTCTTCTACTTCGCCGTGGGGCTGCTCTCGGCGCTGCTCAGCGTGGCCGAGCTGGGCCACCTGCTCTGGAAGGGCCGTCCGTGCGCCAGGGGCTCTCACCAGGCGGCCGAGCGCGACAACCGCTGCAACCGCGCGCACGAGGTGGCGCAGAAGCTGCTCCCGCctccgctgccgccgccgccgccgccgccgccgagccTGCCCTCCCGGCGCCCGGGCCCCGACCCCTACGCCCCACCCGCCTATGCGCACCGGGCCGGCGACAGCGAGGGCGGCAGCGGCCGCAGCAAGGCGTCCCTGGCCATTGTCCGCCAGGACCTGGCCATCTAG